A window of Sphaeramia orbicularis chromosome 8, fSphaOr1.1, whole genome shotgun sequence genomic DNA:
atgttgataaataaaacttgtgaatctagcatcaCAGAATTTTCGGTTTTTAATTTTACATTCATATAGAATTTTACATTCATATACATTCTTCAGAagccccttctgaagaagagcaactcAGACCCCAACATTCTTAATAATTACCGACCTGTATCCAACTTAccgtttttaagtaaaattttagaAAAACTGGCTTTCAACCAAGTTACTGACTTTTTaatcagaaataacattttagagaaacatcagtctggttttaggaggAACCACAGTACCGAGACAGcacttttaaagattttaaacGACATCAGGTGGAATTTTGATAATAAAAAGCTCACAGTGTTGGTTCTACTGGATCTAAGCGCCGCTTTTGATACGGTAGACCATCACATTTTATTAAATAGACTCAGACACCTAGTCGGCTTCTCCGGTagtgtttttaactggttttgttcttatctcacagaccgatgcttttatgtaagtatggatacatgttcctcaagaacacatgaaattggatgtggggttccccaaggttcaattttaggtccacttctttttaatctgtacatgcttccccttggggacgtcatcaggagacacggcatcagcttccatagttatgctgatgatacacagcTATACATCGCCATTTCTTCTGATGACACAGGGCcaattgatgccctttttaactgcattgtagacatcaagtcatggatggcagagaatttcctacagctcaaccaggacaaaactgaggttttagttataggtcctgaaggccagagagagaaacttttaccaaacctaaaagatcttaaaccaacacaatcagtaaaaaatctgggcgtgatttttgactctgagctgaattttatcccacatatcaaaaatataacaaaaacaggtttttatcaccttaagaacatagccagagtccgcccgtttctctctcaggccagtacggaggtgctaatgcatgcttttatttcctgtcgcttagattactgtaatgccctgctctctggtcttcccaaaagGAGTACTTTAAATCTCCAATTATTACAAAACTCAGCCGCACGcgtgctgacaaggaccagagggcgggagcacattacaccggttttagagtcgctgcattggctccccgtacgcttcaggatcgattttaagattctcttgctggtttttaaatgtcttaacggccttgcgccctcctatttatctgatctgcttttaccatatcaaccctcgcggactctgaggtcctccggcactggccttttaaccataccaaaacccagaacaaaaacccacggtgaggcagcatttagccactatggcccccacctgtggaacagcctgccggagagcctcaggactgcagagactgttgttatttttaaaagaagattaaagacacacctttttaatcaggcttttaactaattttttaaactcttcttgctcttattttgttttatttatcactgatactttatgtattctattttatttacaatcttacgtattttactcttggtactgtatttattttattttatttattctcttagtcctatgttatgcttttagtctttagcttttaacgccagtgtttcctcaggggggtcctccacactgggagctgtgtctggtctgctagtgggggtactgtccttgggtccctttggcccggctggctgggggtcctcccttcgatgtgggggtccacctgtctgtcggagtcggggggcctgggtgccggtccccccgatggcacggcctgcggctcctcccagtgtggacggccccaaagggggcgtttccttgatcctcagtgccatgccatgtctccctgttgtgtgcatgtgtgtgcgtgtgtaagtgtgtgtgtgcgtgtctagtatggagggtgggagggaggggttttctttgtaattgtttttctgtttttattgtgtaattgttttaattctgtaaagcactttgtgttgcatctgtgcatgaaatgcgctctataaataaaggttgattgattgattgatagatttatggcttgtgacaaaaaactgcaggatatattgcggagaacttttaacccaaagtccatgagggtacagtctaaacaaaaatgcatttaaaaagtagtgcccagacatgggaacgaaaatcattttctagccacttttcatggttcaccttatggCCTGTCTGTCAGTTTTATACGCACCTATACCCTTGTTGAAGTTCCGCTGTCCTGGTCTAATGCTCAGAGGTTCTGTAGAACAGAGTACACAGACCTGGCCACTGCTGAGAACAAGGAAGAGATGCAAGAGCTAGTGGACGCCGGCAGACGCTGGTATGGTGGTCATCTGTGGATTGGACTGTATGATGACATCCATAGCTGGAGGTGGTCAGTGGATGAGGAGGGTTATTATGACACAGGAGGCGCAGAGTTCAGGATGTGGGGAGCCTCTGAACCCAGTAATGGAAATGAAAAATGTGCACTCATGTTCTTGGCAGGGACATGGCATGACATTTCTTGCCAAACTAAGGCCCCATTTGTCTGCTACAACGGTAAGAATTCACATCATTAGATGACTGTAAGACATCATTACTACTGAACTGAGCTGGGGTTACAGTGGGATTGTGGGTAATCTCAAGAGAGTAGACACTCAAACAGGACAGTTATAGTTCACACCATGTAAGAGCTCATGAATAATGTCTTTATTTAAGGCAATAATATGATTCCCATTTGATGCCATGTTTTGACAGTAGCTCAGAGCTGACTGCTTCTTAGTGGGTGACATGTAGCTTTAAGATGtgtcagctgctgtgtttgagaGTGGACCAGACTTATCCAGTTAGAACAGAGTGGACAAAACAGACACTGGCATGAATGAGGactggttttgttttggttttttggggcCACTGTGGGGAAGAGCGGTGCAGTCTGCAACTGTGCCACTAGATGTCCCTAAAACCATACATTTGTCAGATTGGTTTCATTTTGTAAATGTTGCCGTTTCCATAAATGTCTTCTCATgcattgctaaaaaaaaatgtgtataggATACATTTATGGAAACATAGCACTGATGTGACCACTGGTATGTAATTGCAAACAGAATAACAGAATGAAGTAAATACACACAATCACTGCACTGAACAGAGGGACAGTCACATGATGCATATCATATAAAGGACTATGATACAATACAGTATTACAACACAGTATACTGCTTTTCCACTGCCAGGGTCTGATTGACTGGCCTTGAGTAGGCATGGCTCAGCTCGGTCTGACTCCCAGCATGCAACATTTTCATGACAGCCACAGTACTGGCTCAGCATGGCTTGTTGTGATACaagacacttttacacagagatcccagaaaaaaggtgagatggtgatcccaccttttttccatcactgactgattccacagccaagacacaggagtaacagaggtgagacaggctggaccttTACAGcagacctgtgttctggaatcaaaggggtggtgacgcagtgCAGAGTATAGTGTGACCTATAACTTGtgtcagaaataccccgagcatagcagtgttgctaacctctccagtctttcaccgttccacaaatgttaacatgggtagagtcctccgcccaaactgacaacagctcgcagatgttggcatctccccagttcaacatcttgcTGGtgatgttgatatgtttgtttactgtacacaggatgcactcatttttaaatccccccggcgcGGGGATCGCACATGCAATACATCTTCAAAAAGTCACACATGGGTTgaggaacgagaggtgttccttttacatagtgttccagaatcatgattccacctttatcagggctctgttaccacctccagaggagttacagagctgtgacagaggtgggaccaaatgatccaccattttacACAcacgttccagaataaaggcgaaatattcctgaaacagaagtgctgtggaaaagatAGAGTGAACTACTGTGATGTCGACTTAAGCACATCTGTAGCTACACATAATGCAACAGTGGAGGAGGAACTTGACACTGTAATTCATAATATCCAAAATAACATTATATTAAGATTTTCTCAAGCAAAAATAGAATAGTTTACAAACATGTTATTGTGATTTATTAAGGCACTAACTTGAAAATATGCTccaacattttcaaacatttcctgcTTGTTTGGCTTTTCATAACACACCTTGCACCAtgatttaaaggtgctggagactttcgtgaccaatttttcatcaaatctgtaaaacctgtcatatcttaagtatcacaaatctgttagtctttctgtgattactcacctgaatctcttgcattacggtgaacagtttcttagtaccatccaccagaaacaaatcgtgtgtttacaaaccgacctgggacgtcactcgggcatctttggaattttgttgtgacatgcATTTTGGGAAATGGAGGTTTGTGGTAGTGGCAGCgtgaccatatggtattatatggatgaaacgtCTGAAACAGGGAAACGGCTGCAGGAATATGCATAGAAAGAAGGCAGTTCCTGctgtttccgatcgtgtctgttccagctgccgctgtcagggggctgcacgagccttcacttctcacaatgcacatcacgacaaaattctgaagatgcctgagtgacctcccagctcatttgtaaacacatgcactgaccttcaaatcaaaccaaaaccaTCCAGACTGGAAAGCTGTGGTTCTATACTAGTGGATGAGAATTGTCTTTGAAATGTTGTTTCAAACACGATAATCCATTCAGTAATTTATGCACAAAGACCACACTGTATTGGCCTCTGCAGCTTTaagttttctttctttcacaaagtatttttttatatattgaacccattattgtttttagtaaaaaaataaaataaaatacatagagCAGGAGTAAACACCTAAAGGATGTATTTGGTGTCTCCCTGTAGCATTAATGCACTTTgtgtaatgctttcagcacagacccagaacccaaatgcagaacgcagagacggatgtaaaagtttacagggtttattgaatacaattacgatgataatgataatgaacaggatcttgaggacagcgggcaaggaagtcctcgtctgaaccgtcctccgggtttcggacacaaacccacggttcggcaccggaTTTAATGCTGGAtcaccgactaggggaaagcagagggaggtcagggacggaaacaggtcatgcacagggaggcaatcagacaggcgacaggacatagggaaaaggcaaactcacgtaccgaataatcaggcgaaggcgtcaaaaaaccaggaaggcagatggaggctgacaaaaaccgacagggagcaggcaaaagacaggcaaacaggatgacaaaaaacaggtcgaacacggtaaggcaaacggacaaacaggatcagaacgctggtaagtaatctacaagagaaaacgaactggcgtctgatcaggggaaaaggcagggtataaatacacaaaagggagggaagacaacgagacacaggtggaacaaattagggcggagtcaggaaatcagggtaaaggtgaacaccaaacaggaagggaagtaaagacaacagacaagacacatgaggaaaacttaacaaaataaaacaggaagtgacagacaaacatagaagacagacaaccccagactaacgtccggtaaccggcttcacacTTTGCCAAATCAAACCCAAATCACATTAGCCAAATACAGTTTGCTCTATTTTAACTGCTAACATGAATTTACGTACCATAATattgttatgtatttttattGATGGACTGGTGACTCAGTAACAACATATCCATGACTCACTGGGTGTCCCAACCCTAAGACAGAAAAAGGCAGAAACAGTGTCAGGTAGTTATTGTTTTGAGACATTTCCAAGTGGATTCTACTgtatgataacaataataataataataataatagtagtagtagtagtagtagtagaattatTATGACAGTTCTTCTTGGTCAAAGCTGACATTTTGAAACATGTCTAAAATGCAGCAGGTGCATCTCCCAGGTTTATTGTCGTGTCTGAAGTGAGGACCTGGCCTGAGGCTCAGAGTTACTGCAGAGAACACTACACTGACCTGGCCAGTGTGAGGAACAACAGTGACAACAACCAGATAAAGGACCTGCTTTCAGCTGAGTATACATGGATCGGCCTCTACAGGGACTCATGGAAATGGTCAGATCGGAGTCCTGTATCATTTACAAACTGGAGAAATGGGAAACCAGGAGGACTGCCTTGTGTGCTTACACATAAAGGCCAATGGGAGGACCGACGTTGTGATATAAAGTTGTTCTTTGTGTGCCAAACTGGTGAGTGTTAagatacatttctttttttcattcaaattttttaaatttaatattaAATGTACGTTCTTGCTGAGCAGCATGGATCATTGCATGCAGCTCCTGGCTGTAAAAACTCATTTTATCTGACTTCTTCATTAAAAAGTATCAGTGAAGCAGCGAGTGATGAGGATGAAACTCACTGGAAAAGATTCCACATTAAACCTGGATGATGCAACAGATGCTATATTACAGCAGGTAACGACACACTAAACAGCTCAGTAAACAGTTATTATTTCAACTATACCATTAGGTTAAATGTTTAATCTACTCAAGCTTTGGTTTAAACCTAAATGAACTCAGCTAGTGTGAATAAGAGTTAACATTTCAACACACTAAGTGAAACTAGCCATtatcatgctaacatgctaatagCACTCAAAACTCAAAACCATGGACTGCATGTAGACGGTGCCTGAAGCCCCTAACCCACAGGTGTGGAGCGTTCAGTGTGGGCATGTTGACCCTCACTATCCTCACATTCTTATTTGGACAAGAGAATGCAGCTGCAGAGAGCGAGGGCTGAAACTTGACAAGGTAATGCTCTGTGAAAActagcaaaaaaacaaatgaaaacaatcaaaaactagaagcactcggagagcgcagacctccgccaaggctgatcagtggcctcccccctgggcccccccacccccaatcaccaccaaaatttcatcatttcttccttatcccatttccaacaaaccctgaaaatttcatccaaatctgtccataactttttgagttatgttgcacactaacggacagacaaacaaacagacagacaaacaaacaaacaaacaaacaaaccctggcaaaaacataacctccttggcggaggtaataataagaaatattgaCTGAAACATATTTGAGTCATTTTGAAAACAGAAGCTGACTTAATTTTGAAGTTCAAATGTAAATCTTTTAACACATGAGTATGTGCAGTATTATTCAACTTCCAGCTCCAGTTCTTTGTGGAACACCCTTTAGCTTTTAGAACTTCTAACCAACAGCTTCACTAAGTGCTGACAAGCGTCTGACACGTCTTCATCAGAATCTTTGCCCATTCTTCATGTGCAAAAGCCTCTACCTCAGTGATgtttgatgcccccccccccaatttaaacatgtaaaatgttgaaaagatCAGAATTACTCATGCTGGGATTTGAACCCTGGTCTCCTGCATCATGGACCAATGCATTACTAACAACACTTTCCATCCATGTGTACTGTAgcctctcctatctcttgtactgTATTGTTCTTGTCTACTGTGCTTGTACCATTTATGACCAGAGTCTACatggtaaagggagttaaatccAAACTAAAATCTAACCATGAAGACACAACTGTCTATtccagcagcatttgggtctgaaTGAAAAACCAACGTGCAGCCACAGAAGGTGTGAAAGTATTATTCTACAGatggaactatagaactgcatgaaCTGAATATGAAATATATTTGAACACAAACAGTGACTGAGTGAATCACACACAGTGGTCAAACATAAGCCTAGACCTCTGCTGTATCCTGTTggttctaattttaaattattacctccgccaaggaggttatgtttttgctggcgttggtttgtttgtctgtctgtctgtctgtgttcaaaataacttgaaaagttatggacggatttggatgaaattttcgggaaatgtacaaggaacaaatgcacaaggaacaaatgatgaaattttggtggtgatcggaggggtggggggtgatcacccttggcagaggtctgcactctccgagtgcttttctggtttggAATGTAATGGAATTCAATTCCATAACTGAGGCCAACCTTATTTAAAGCCAAggctttgctttggttccaaaagtggtgacattagtgaggttaaactGTTTGCCTTTTTATTAGTGTataataaaatgatataaaaaaaacataatgaataaataaataaataaataaatatactgatTTATGTGATTTAAAGCATCTATTAGCGCTCTGAACCCCCATCGGACCTCTGAccctggaccccaccattctgctgcaccccccccaccccccacccatccATTTTCTCTGGTCTTGCCGCTGTGCagtatatttcattaaaatagcTGTTACAGTTTTTCAACCCCTACATATTATGCttgtttttaaagctttctgACAGGATTTTACGGCCTAAAGTGAAACATA
This region includes:
- the LOC115424881 gene encoding C-type mannose receptor 2-like; translation: MQELVDAGRRWYGGHLWIGLYDDIHSWRWSVDEEGYYDTGGAEFRMWGASEPSNGNEKCALMFLAGTWHDISCQTKAPFVCYNAGASPRFIVVSEVRTWPEAQSYCREHYTDLASVRNNSDNNQIKDLLSAEYTWIGLYRDSWKWSDRSPVSFTNWRNGKPGGLPCVLTHKGQWEDRRCDIKLFFVCQTVSVKQRVMRMKLTGKDSTLNLDDATDAILQQLSRLLDNSGLSENMRLSWRKRPDGKTLYLQAKDKDEEQKDTTCHVK